From Populus trichocarpa isolate Nisqually-1 chromosome 19, P.trichocarpa_v4.1, whole genome shotgun sequence, a single genomic window includes:
- the LOC18108950 gene encoding eukaryotic translation initiation factor 2 subunit beta has protein sequence MADEIIDVKDEVAELAPFDPTKKKKKKKVVIQENADEAVDSLADKTESLSVSDGLESSFTGLKKKKKKPVETSMLDEESGDAGEDLDDHAGEDENGEGADLQQQQQRNPWDGTDRDYEYEELLGRVFNILRENNPELAGDRRRTVMRPPQVLREGTKKTVFVNFMDLCRTMHRQADHVMAFLLAELGTSGSLDGQQRLVVKGRFAPKNFEGILRRYINEYVICLGCKSPDTILSKENRLFFLRCEKCGSGRSVAPIKAGFVARVGRRNTGT, from the exons ATGGCGGACGAAATTATCGATGTCAAGGATGAGGTGGCAGAG CTTGCCCCCTTTGAtccaacaaagaagaagaagaagaagaaggtggtgATACAAGAGAATGCAGATGAGGCAGTCGATTCCCTGGCTGACAAGACTGAATCTTTGTCAG TCTCTGATGGGCTTGAGAGTTCTTTTACTggtttgaaaaagaagaagaagaaacct GTTGAAACCAGTATGTTGGATGAGGAAAGTGGGGATGCAGGAGAAGATTTGGATG ATCATGCAGGAGAGGATGAAAATGGGGAGGGTGCTGacctgcagcagcagcagcaacgaAACCCCTGGGATGGGACTGACCGTGATTATGAGTACGAGGAG CTTCTTGGCCGAGTTTTCAACATTCTGCGTGAAAACAATCCTGAGCTTGCTGGTGACAGGCGAAGAACTGTGATGAGGCCTCCTCAAGTTCTTCGTGAGGGAACAAAGAAGACTGTTTTTGTGAATTTCATGGATCTGTGCAGGAC AATGCATCGGCAGGCAGACCATGTCATGGCTTTCCTCCTTGCTGAGTTGGGTACCAGCGGATCCCTTGATGGGCAACAGAGGTTGGTTGTCAAAGGGAGATTTGCTCCCAAAAATTTTGAAGGGATCCTACGTCGATATATCA ATGAGTATGTCATTTGTCTTGGTTGCAAGAGTCCTGACACCATTTTGTCAAAAGAGAATCGTCTCTTCTTTCTGAGATGCGAGAAG TGTGGTTCTGGACGATCAGTTGCTCCAATTAAAGCTGGTTTTGTTGCTCGTGTTGGCCGCAGAAATACTGGGACATAA